Proteins from one Coffea arabica cultivar ET-39 chromosome 8c, Coffea Arabica ET-39 HiFi, whole genome shotgun sequence genomic window:
- the LOC113704007 gene encoding probable inactive purple acid phosphatase 27, translating to MNSPARYVAMLFLLMLLGSLLGSNVASAHIGIQPLSKIAIQKTTLALTDSAAIKASPIVLGLKGEDSEWVTVRFKNSAPSRYDWIGVFSPANFNGSICSSENPKEATPYLCTSPIKYQFANFSSSSYIKTGEASIKFQLINQRADFSFALFSGGLSNPSLLAVSNHITFANPKAPVYPRLAQGKSWNEMTVTWTSGYNIDEAIPFVEWGLKPQNQRRSPAGTLTFQQNSMCGSPARTVGWRDPGFIHTSFLKDLWPNTLYSYKMGHLLPNGSYVWSKVYSFRSSPYPGQNSLQRVIIFGDMGKGERDGSNEYNNYQPGSLNTTDQLIKDLNNIDIVFHIGDITYANGYISQWDQFTSQIEPIGSRVPYMIASGNHERDWPGTGSFYNGMDSGGECGVLAQNMFFVPAENREKFWYSTDFGMFHFCIADSEHDWREGSEQYRFIEKCLASVDRQKQPWLIFAAHRVLGYSSDKYYGIEGSFEEPMGRESLQKLWQKYKVDIAFYGHVHNYERTCPVYQNQCVKSGRSHYSGVVNGTIHVVVGGGGAHLSEFSTVDTSWSLYKDYDWGFIKLTSSNHSSLLFEYKKSRDGKVYDSFTISRDYTDVLACVHDGCEATTLAY from the exons ATGAATAGTCCTGCTAGATACGTAGCGATGTTGTTTTTGCTGATGCTGCTAGGTTCTTTATTGGGCTCGAATGTTGCTTCTGCTCATATTGGGATTCAGCCTTTATccaaaatagcaattcaaaaaACCACTCTTGCTCTTACTGACTCTGCAGCCATTAAAGCCTCTCCTATTGTTCTTGGCTTGAAG GGTGAGGACTCTGAATGGGTAACTGTTCGTTTTAAAAACTCTGCACCCTCTCGGTATGATTGGATCGGAGTATTCTCCCCAGCAAACTTCAA TGGATCCATTTGTTCCTCggaaaatccaaaagaagcGACGCCATATCTATGCACGTCCCCCATAAAG TACCAATTTGCAAACTTCTCCAGTTCCTCTTATATAAAGACAGGTGAAGCTTCAATCAAGTTCCAGTTGATCAATCAGCGAGCCGATTTCTCCTTCGCATTGTTTTCAGGCGGTTTGTCAAAT CCAAGCTTACTAGCAGTTTCAAACCACATAACTTTTGCAAATCCTAAAGCACCTGTCTATCCCCGCCTTGCTCAAGGAAAGTCTTGGAATGAA ATGACAGTCACCTGGACAAGTGGCTATAATATAGATGAAGCCATTCCATTTGTTGAGTGGGGATTGAAGCCTCAGAACCAAAGGCGGTCACCAGCAGGGACACTGACATTCCAACAAAATAGCATGTGTG GTTCACCTGCTAGGACAGTTGGCTGGCGTGATCCTGGTTTCATACACACAAGCTTCTTAAAGGACCTGTGGCCAAACACTCT GTATTCCTACAAAATGGGTCACCTATTACCCAATGGTTCATATGTTTGGAGCAAGGTATACTCGTTTAGATCATCACCTTATCCAGGACAGAACTCATTACAGCGCGTAATAATATTTGGAGACATGGGAAAG GGAGAGAGAGATGGCTCCAATGAGTACAACAATTATCAGCCAGGCTCACTTAATACCACTGACCAACTGATTAAGGATCTCAATAACATTGATATAGTTTTCCATATTGGAGATATTACATATGCGAATGGCTATATATCACAGTGGGACCAATTTACCTCACAGATTGAACCCATAGGATCTAGAGTGCCCTATATGATCGCGAG TGGCAATCATGAGCGTGATTGGCCAGGTACAGGATCCTTTTATAATGGCATGGACTCTGGAGGAGAATGTGGTGTGCTTGCTCAGAACATGTTCTTTGTCCCCGCCGAAAATAGAGAAAAGTTTTG GTATTCAACAGATTTTGGCATGTTTCACTTTTGCATAGCAGATAGTGAGCATGACTGGAGGGAGGGATCTGAACAGTATAGGTTCATTGAGAAATGCCTGGCATCAGTGGACAGGCAAAAGCAACCTTGGCTAATATTTGCTGCTCATCGGGTCCTTGGTTATTCTTCAGACAAATATTATGGCATCGAAGGCTCATTTGAAGAACCCATGGGACGGGAAAGCTTGCAGAAGCTCTGGCAGAAGTATAAGGTGGATATTGCCTTCTATGGCCATGTTCATAACTATGAAAGGACCTGCCCAGTTTACCAG AATCAGTGCGTGAAATCCGGGAGGTCACACTACTCTGGAGTTGTGAATGGCACGATCCATGTGGTGGTTGGAGGCGGAGGAGCACATTTGTCTGAGTTTTCCACAGTTGACACCAGTTGGAGCCTCTATAAGGATTACGACTGGGGATTCATCAAGCTCACCTCATCTAACCACTCCTCTCTTCTTTTCGAGTACAAGAAGAGCAGAGATGGAAAGGTTTATGATTCCTTTACGATTTCAAGGGACTACACGGATGTCTTGGCGTGTGTTCATGATGGTTGTGAAGCAACCACTTTGGCATATTGA
- the LOC113722447 gene encoding protein BRANCHLESS TRICHOME, with protein MEMEEMMMMMMMISSRSSPANPRIQSISNDPITNCPTWKLYENPFYTNTPHNQKHKHQQHSRQLENKASSSNSTCSTDQLKQVHRIQLPVSARKIAASFWDLTFIRPLMESELDKARAKITELKVELEQERKARKKAESMNKKLARELSEVKKSREALERLCEELAKQVSTGEAEMSRMHKDMEEERKMLRMAEVLREERVQMKLAEAKLLLEEKLTELEATKTKQMIDQSKVTDQEAQHRHIFSKADESFNKTWSSNGGIESADDINSISRDSSGEEIKSCVLVEKPAPTTTAIIAVDGSSGSNASAVIVAASQRRASPEPENPHIKRGIKGFVEFPKVVRAIGSKSRHFGTKLECQKAQLRILLKQKTPIRSSNHPIPLLPAS; from the coding sequence ATGGAAATGGAagagatgatgatgatgatgatgatgatcagcAGCAGAAGCAGCCCAGCAAATCCCAGAATTCAGTCCATTTCTAATGATCCCATTACTAATTGCCCAACCTGGAAGTTGTACGAGAACCCCTTCTACACAAATACTCCTCATAACCAAAAACATAAACATCAGCAGCACTCCCGTCAACTAGAGAACAAGGCCAGTAGTAGTAATAGTACCTGTAGTACTGATCAGCTGAAGCAAGTTCATCGTATCCAGCTTCCTGTTTCAGCAAGAAAGATCGCCGCTTCCTTTTGGGATCTAACCTTCATCAGGCCTTTGATGGAGTCTGAGCTTGACAAGGCCCGAGCCAAGATCACCGAATTGAAGGTTGAGCTGGAACAGGAGCGCAAGGCTCGTAAGAAAGCAGAATCTATGAATAAAAAGCTGGCCAGAGAACTCTCGGAGGTCAAGAAAAGCAGAGAAGCATTGGAGCGGCTGTGTGAAGAACTTGCAAAACAAGTATCAACCGGCGAGGCAGAAATGAGCAGAATGCACAAGGACATGGAGGAGGAGAGAAAGATGCTGCGGATGGCAGAGGTGTTGAGAGAAGAACGTGTCCAGATGAAGCTTGCTGAAGCAAAActtttgttggaagaaaagcTGACGGAGTTGGAGGCCACCAAAACGAAACAGATGATTGATCAGTCCAAGGTTACTGATCAAGAAGCGCAACACCGCCACATTTTTAGCAAGGCTGATGAGAGTTTTAACAAAACTTGGTCAAGTAACGGTGGGATTGAGTCTGCTGACGATATTAATAGTATCAGTCGTGATTCCTCCGGAGAAGAGATAAAATCGTGTGTTTTGGTTGAGAAACCGGCTCCTACTACAACTGCTATTATTGCTGTGGACGGTAGCAGCGGTTCAAATGCATCTGCAGTAATTGTGGCGGCAAGTCAGAGAAGAGCTTCGCCAGAGCCTGAAAATCCGCATATCAAGCGGGGCATCAAAGGATTCGTGGAATTCCCAAAAGTGGTTCGAGCAATTGGTTCCAAGAGTAGGCATTTTGGGACCAAGTTGGAGTGTCAGAAGGCTCAGCTGAGGATACTTCTCAAACAGAAGACTCCCATCCGATCATCCAATCATCCAATACCCTTATTACCAGCTAGCTAG
- the LOC113722446 gene encoding uncharacterized protein, whose amino-acid sequence MAPHDLRRPFKRPAISDQQRRRDLSLLRQKQNRLDAQRRARCLASSVLSFQSEPKPPSQEQSHFELELELEIEPDAEEHQGPATTYDVRQASKLRGTEARRWFAKQLMLPEWMIDVPPNLNTDWYVFARPAGKRCFVVSSNGTTVSRLRNGILLHRFPSALPNGARINNVSRSSQSYCILDCIFHEPDQTYYVIDMVCWAGFSLYECTAEFRFFWLNSKLVEVGVCDTPSTFHKYRFATVPVYNCDQEGLQTAYIGPVPYIKDGLLFYNKHAHYETGNTPLALVWKDENCSEYVIDTDSKGQVPNQQQLVLELQDDGRLATSDDPSVIFGWLNEDFIQKTGLHAGNLLRFAVNDGGLSFVDGKLEKADLQYLGQSNRARAFADSYSKVMFQYIVRHSPLKIEHLFASIGPLGDGDIASHDVEMAA is encoded by the exons ATGGCTCCACATGATCTCCGGCGCCCATTCAAACGCCCGGCGATCTCCGACCAACAAAGACGGCGAGACCTCTCTCTGTTGCGGCAGAAACAGAACCGCCTCGACGCTCAGCGTAGAGCCCGTTGTTTAGCCTCCTCCGTCCTTTCCTTTCAGAGCGAGCCCAAACCCCCTTCCCAAGAGCAATCCcattttgaactcgaactcgaactcgaaatCGAGCCCGACGCAGAGGAACACCAGGGCCCCGCTACAACCTATGATGTCCGACAGGCATCCAAACTTAGAGGAACTGAAGCTCGTCGCTGGTTCGCCAAGCAGCTCATGCTTCCTGAATGGATGATTGATGTCCCTCCTAACCTAAATACTGATTG gtATGTATTTGCGAGACCAGCAGGGAAACGATGTTTTGTAGTTTCGTCTAATGGGACAACAGTTAGTAGGTTACGCAATGGCATCCTTTTGCATCGCTTTCCGTCTGCGCTGCCCAACGGTGCCAGGATCAATAATGTCTCTAGGTCCAGTCAATCATACTGTATACTTGACTGTATATTTCATGAG CCAGACCAAACATACTATGTTATTGACATGGTTTGTTGGGCAGGATTCTCACTGTATGAGTGCACTGCTGAATTTAGATTTTTCTGGTTAAACAGCAAGCTTGTTGAGGTAGGGGTTTGTGATACTCCCTCGACTTTCCACAAATACAGATTTGCTACTGTTCCCGTCTACAACTGTGATCAGGAAGGTCTGCAAACTGCTTACATTGGACCAGTGCCTTACATCAAAGATGGACTGCTATTTTACAATAA GCATGCCCATTATGAGACAGGAAATACACCATTAGCTTTGGTCTGGAAGGATGAAAATTGTAGCGAGTACGTTATTGATACGGATAGTAAGGGACAAGTTCCGAACCAGCAACAG TTGGTCTTGGAGTTACAGGATGATGGGAGGCTTGCCACATCTGATGATCCTTCTGTTATATTTGGCTGGTTGAACGAGGATTTCATCCAAAAG ACTGGACTGCATGCTGGAAATCTTTTACGCTTTGCTGTTAATGATGGCGGGTTAAGTTTTGTAGATGGAAAGTTAGAGAAGGCAGATTTGCAATACCTTGGCCAATCCAATCGTGCGCGTGCTTTTGCGGATAGTTACTCCAAG GTAATGTTCCAGTACATTGTCCGGCACTCTCCCTTGAAAATTGAACATCTTTTTGCATCAATTGGCCCTTTAGGTGATGGTGATATTGCCAGCCATGATGTGGAAATGGCGGCCTAA